Within Amedibacterium intestinale, the genomic segment GTGCAGATATTTTATGTTCAGATTATTATCCGGCTTCCCTTTTGCATTCTGTGTTTAAAATGGAAGAATACGGACAAAAACTGGAAGATATGATTGCAAAGGTAACGATTCAGCCAGCACGTGCTGCACAAATCGATCATATTTGCGGTTCTATTGAAAAAAATAAAAAGGCAGATTTGCTGATTATCATGAAGCTGCCAAATGGACTTCCTGCCATTACCCATGTATTTGTAGATGGACAGTTGACCCAAAGAAATCATTATCGTATGTAGGAGGAGCAGGTTATGGAATTAACACCGGAAGTTACGATTGAAGAAAGATGTGAAGTTAGCAATACCAGTTTTGGAAACTGGTGCAAAGTCGGGCATGATAGTGTGATTGAAAACTCTACTTTAGGAGATTATTCCTATTGTGAACCATATGGAATGATTCAAAATGCAAACATCGGAAAGTTTTGTGATATTGCACGAAGTGCACGCATTGGCGCAACGCAGCATCCACTGCAAAGGCCGACAACGCATCATTTTACCTATCGCAGCAAAATGTATCAGATGGCAGAGGAAAACGATACTTTGTTTTTTGAAGAACGCTGTGCAAAGATAACAAGCATTGGACATGATGT encodes:
- a CDS encoding DapH/DapD/GlmU-related protein, whose protein sequence is MELTPEVTIEERCEVSNTSFGNWCKVGHDSVIENSTLGDYSYCEPYGMIQNANIGKFCDIARSARIGATQHPLQRPTTHHFTYRSKMYQMAEENDTLFFEERCAKITSIGHDVWIGHGAVIQAGVQIGNGAVVGSNAVVTKDVPPYAIVAGVPAKVLRFRFPQEIIEQLETLKWWDWEDEKIRQNWMDFRMDIHAFLRKYGGNNEK